One part of the Lotus japonicus ecotype B-129 chromosome 2, LjGifu_v1.2 genome encodes these proteins:
- the LOC130738297 gene encoding protein phosphatase inhibitor 2-like, protein MKGRVKWDEDNIGEIEANKPVRQKITEPKTPYHPMIDDDNSGSPVRGSFDACIDDENQTRHAEAIWTALNDVASSSKKDTGQSGGWTSSEDEPDAMEQDDDDSESDRNLAFKEHRKAHYDEFLKVKEHRQKASLEDESDEDGDAEPSKGEKKCESSSLSDSVKEMDIEGKKSSAPPANGS, encoded by the exons ATGAA GGGACGTGTAAAGTGGGATGAGGATAACATTGGAGAAATTGAGGCAAACAAACCTGTGAGGCAGAAAATTACTGAGCCTAAGACTCCATATCATCCAATGATTGATGACGACA ATTCTGGATCCCCTGTGCGAGGAAGTTTTGATGCATGTATTGATGATGAAAATCAGACAAGGCATGCTGAAGCAATATGGACTGCTCTGAATGACGTAGCATCCAGTAGTAAAAAAGACACTGGACAATCTGGTGGTTGGACATCATCCGAGGATGAGCCAGATGCAATGGAACAAGATGATGATG ATTCTGAATCAGATAGGAACTTAGCTTTCAAAGAGCACAGAAAGGCCCACTATGATGAATTTCTTAAAGTCAAAGAGCATCGACAAAAGGCTTCTCTTGAGGACGAAAGTGATGAGGATGGTGATGCTGAACCTAGTAAGGGGGAGAAGAAATGTGAATCATCTTCGCTGAGTGATAGTGTGAAAGAGATGGACATTGAGGGTAAAAAGTCTTCCGCGCCTCCAGCTAATGGTTCTTAG
- the LOC130738296 gene encoding F-box/FBD/LRR-repeat protein At1g78750-like isoform X2, with the protein MEGERDGKEERDRLSDLPDLVLLHVLKFMSTKQAVQTCVLSTRWKDLWKGVTTLALNSSDFATAPRFSEFLSCVLSHRNDSVSLHNLDLRRKGCVEPELLNRVMSYAVSHDVQSLTIEFNLYLKLGFKLHPCIFSCRTLTYLKLSIWAIPSMTELPNSLQLPALHSLHLEYVTFTADDSGCADPFSTCPMLNTLVLDQCNLHRDAKFLCISNSNLSSLTIASTIQEVDYKIVLSTPNLSSLSITRYPIHQVSACDLSYLEQVNIDVEAHFHTNSERTHLALISWLEVLASYVKIMVLSSSTLKVLSSSGSTMSQLPCFVRLKSLKLKMKSSSYISDEEVSRIVECLVRNSPLVEVDIIDC; encoded by the exons ATGGAGGGTGAGAGAGATGGAAAAGAGGAAAGAGACAGACTCAGTGACTTGCCTGACTTAGTTTTGCTTCATGTTTTGAAATTTATGAGCACAAAACAAGCTGTTCAGACTTGTGTATTGTCCACAAGATGGAAGGATCTCTGGAAAGGTGTCACTACTCTTGCATTGAATTCCTCCGACTTCGCCACCGCGCCCCGTTTCAGCGAGTTTCTGTCTTGCGTTCTGTCTCACCGGAACGACTCAGTTTCCCTGCATAATCTTGATTTGAGGCGCAAAGGTTGCGTTGAGCCGGAACTCCTCAACAGGGTCATGAGCTATGCTGTGTCACATGATGTCCAGAGCTTGACAATAgaatttaatttgtatttaaaACTTGGTTTTAAGCTGCACCCTTGCATCTTTTCGTGTCGGACATTGACATATCTTAAGCTTTCCATTTGGGCTATCCCTTCGATGACAGAACTTCCAAATTCACTGCAGTTGCCAGCATTACATAGCTTGCATCTTGAGTATGTTACTTTTACTGCTGATGACAGTGGCTGCGCTGATCCCTTTTCAACTTGTCCCATGTTGAACACTTTGGTTCTTGACCAATGTAACCTACATCGTGATGCTAAATTCCTCTGCATATCTAATTCTAATCTTTCAAGTTTGACCATAGCTAGTACCATTCAAGAAGTGGACTACAAAATCGTGCTTTCTACTCCAAACCTTAGTTCTCTCTCCATCACGCGTTATCCTATTCACCAAGTGTCCGCGTGCGATCTTTCTTATCTCGAACAAGTAAATATTGACGTTGAAGCCCATTTTCATACTAATTCTGAGAGGACACATTTAGCCCTGATTAGTTGGCTGGAAGTGCTTGCTAGCTATGTGAAGATAATGGTACTCTCTTCAAGTACCCTTAAG GTTCTCTCTTCTTCTGGTTCAACGATGAGCCAACTTCCTTGCTTTGTTAGATTGAagtcattgaaattgaaaatgaaatctTCTTCCTATATATCTGATGAGGAAGTAAGCAGGATAGTGGAGTGCTTGGTTCGAAACTCTCCACTGGTCGAAGTTGATATTATAGATTGCTGA
- the LOC130738296 gene encoding F-box/FBD/LRR-repeat protein At1g78750-like isoform X1, producing the protein MEGERDGKEERDRLSDLPDLVLLHVLKFMSTKQAVQTCVLSTRWKDLWKGVTTLALNSSDFATAPRFSEFLSCVLSHRNDSVSLHNLDLRRKGCVEPELLNRVMSYAVSHDVQSLTIEFNLYLKLGFKLHPCIFSCRTLTYLKLSIWAIPSMTELPNSLQLPALHSLHLEYVTFTADDSGCADPFSTCPMLNTLVLDQCNLHRDAKFLCISNSNLSSLTIASTIQEVDYKIVLSTPNLSSLSITRYPIHQVSACDLSYLEQVNIDVEAHFHTNSERTHLALISWLEVLASYVKIMVLSSSTLKVLNVLSSSGSTMSQLPCFVRLKSLKLKMKSSSYISDEEVSRIVECLVRNSPLVEVDIIDC; encoded by the exons ATGGAGGGTGAGAGAGATGGAAAAGAGGAAAGAGACAGACTCAGTGACTTGCCTGACTTAGTTTTGCTTCATGTTTTGAAATTTATGAGCACAAAACAAGCTGTTCAGACTTGTGTATTGTCCACAAGATGGAAGGATCTCTGGAAAGGTGTCACTACTCTTGCATTGAATTCCTCCGACTTCGCCACCGCGCCCCGTTTCAGCGAGTTTCTGTCTTGCGTTCTGTCTCACCGGAACGACTCAGTTTCCCTGCATAATCTTGATTTGAGGCGCAAAGGTTGCGTTGAGCCGGAACTCCTCAACAGGGTCATGAGCTATGCTGTGTCACATGATGTCCAGAGCTTGACAATAgaatttaatttgtatttaaaACTTGGTTTTAAGCTGCACCCTTGCATCTTTTCGTGTCGGACATTGACATATCTTAAGCTTTCCATTTGGGCTATCCCTTCGATGACAGAACTTCCAAATTCACTGCAGTTGCCAGCATTACATAGCTTGCATCTTGAGTATGTTACTTTTACTGCTGATGACAGTGGCTGCGCTGATCCCTTTTCAACTTGTCCCATGTTGAACACTTTGGTTCTTGACCAATGTAACCTACATCGTGATGCTAAATTCCTCTGCATATCTAATTCTAATCTTTCAAGTTTGACCATAGCTAGTACCATTCAAGAAGTGGACTACAAAATCGTGCTTTCTACTCCAAACCTTAGTTCTCTCTCCATCACGCGTTATCCTATTCACCAAGTGTCCGCGTGCGATCTTTCTTATCTCGAACAAGTAAATATTGACGTTGAAGCCCATTTTCATACTAATTCTGAGAGGACACATTTAGCCCTGATTAGTTGGCTGGAAGTGCTTGCTAGCTATGTGAAGATAATGGTACTCTCTTCAAGTACCCTTAAGGTACTAAAT GTTCTCTCTTCTTCTGGTTCAACGATGAGCCAACTTCCTTGCTTTGTTAGATTGAagtcattgaaattgaaaatgaaatctTCTTCCTATATATCTGATGAGGAAGTAAGCAGGATAGTGGAGTGCTTGGTTCGAAACTCTCCACTGGTCGAAGTTGATATTATAGATTGCTGA
- the LOC130738295 gene encoding E3 ubiquitin-protein ligase ATL6-like has product MMISQTKQYTHLTLFFFLVALFHATHARPDPQPPVVAPPRASNEHANNSTLIMLFVFFVFSVFITAFYSFYVRHCSERYVFELRNKGVEPEVLATCPIVSYSAAKAGNRRPVAAECAVCLGEFEGPDALRVLPKCGHVFHPGCIDMWLASHVTCPVCRARMAGTAPARGDVTVEIGGGNGGALQVFDESSVREGEGENRGGGCGNFDGCVEEGNGSSKVGAFVRSHSTGHSLVDEAEKSVEVENQVVEDRGGSLMKRSASYDVVFGRREGWWWGRGGEVGEGSTYIRLASCKLGF; this is encoded by the coding sequence ATGATGATTTCGCAGACCAAACAGTACACCCACCTGACACTGTTCTTCTTCCTCGTGGCACTTTTCCACGCCACACACGCTCGACCAGATCCTCAACCACCTGTGGTGGCTCCACCACGCGCTTCGAACGAACATGCCAATAACTCAACGCTTATCATGCTTTTCGTGTTCTTCGTCTTCTCCGTCTTCATAACTGCCTTCTACTCCTTCTACGTTCGCCACTGTTCCGAACGGTACGTCTTTGAGCTCAGAAACAAAGGCGTTGAGCCGGAAGTGCTCGCCACGTGCCCAATCGTGTCCTACTCCGCCGCCAAAGCTGGAAACCGCCGCCCTGTGGCGGCGGAGTGTGCGGTGTGCCTGGGCGAGTTCGAGGGTCCCGACGCGCTTCGCGTCCTGCCCAAGTGCGGGCACGTGTTCCACCCCGGCTGCATCGACATGTGGCTGGCTTCGCACGTGACCTGCCCTGTTTGCCGCGCGAGGATGGCGGGGACGGCGCCGGCGCGTGGCGATGTGACGGTGGAAATCGGTGGCGGAAACGGTGGTGCGTTGCAGGTGTTTGATGAAAGTTCTGTGAGAGAAGGGGAAGGTGAGAACCGTGGTGGGGGGTGCGGGAATTTTGATGGGTGTGTTGAGGAGGGTAATGGGTCGTCAAAGGTGGGTGCTTTTGTGAGATCACACTCAACGGGTCACTCTTTGGTTGATGAAGCGGAGAAGAGTGTGGAAGTGGAAAACCAGGTTGTGGAGGACAGAGGTGGGAGCTTGATGAAGCGTTCGGCGAGCTACGACGTCGTTTTTGGTCGCagagaagggtggtggtggggtAGGGGTGGAGAAGTGGGTGAAGGTAGTACATATATAAGACTTGCAAGTTGCAAGTTGggattttaa